From Verrucomicrobia bacterium S94, the proteins below share one genomic window:
- a CDS encoding mucoidy inhibitor MuiA family protein, which yields MINLLMTAALAVSSQVTDVTVFNDRAQVVRSAEVELEQGMTTIRFGHLPEAIDSRGIQVTGDGDATVLDVRFKTENFEDIPEEAWKKLSDEKKRLEMEAETVRQTIERFDASKAFLNAISKKVTHASEKEEGAASLDPGSWESMLALYSSKSEEYDEGRRLALEKLEGIQKALDKVNADIRDAGMHQRKKRRVVEVDLESFSAGKAMLNLSYIVYGPKWVPAYDIRVDTESRRMEVKYFALVKQNTGEDWGDVALKLSTANPGLGGQHPELDPWRIRMDSPHAAKSRAHSFSSAAMPELAGRADNFYQGDNLLYDVDSPNEQAASVPMKPRTSSVSHKGASVVFEVKGRSDIASDNVEHRVAVAAVELPATFRYSSVPKLSPLAYLKAHAENSGAHPFLEGKVNVFLDGNFVTSTQMELVAPGEEFWVFLGADESMKVEHKLIKKYQSREGFGGKTVRHTFEYLMTVKNTHRVPEEVVVMDQLPISGSEGLEVKLIEPKYSKDTDALKIDEEKRISWIRTVQPGETWEIPFRFYVEAPRDMNISGLE from the coding sequence ATGATCAATCTACTCATGACGGCGGCATTGGCTGTTTCTTCTCAGGTGACAGATGTTACGGTATTCAATGATCGTGCGCAGGTGGTGCGTTCGGCGGAGGTTGAGCTGGAGCAGGGAATGACGACGATCCGCTTTGGTCATCTTCCGGAGGCGATTGATTCGCGCGGGATACAGGTGACCGGTGACGGCGATGCGACGGTGCTGGATGTGCGGTTTAAAACCGAGAATTTTGAGGATATTCCGGAAGAGGCCTGGAAAAAACTGTCCGATGAAAAAAAGCGGCTGGAGATGGAGGCGGAAACTGTCCGGCAGACCATTGAGCGGTTTGATGCTTCGAAAGCATTTCTGAATGCGATCAGCAAAAAGGTGACTCATGCTTCGGAGAAAGAGGAGGGAGCCGCTTCGCTTGATCCGGGCAGTTGGGAAAGTATGCTGGCGCTCTACAGCTCCAAAAGTGAGGAGTATGACGAAGGTCGCCGGCTTGCGCTGGAGAAACTGGAAGGTATTCAGAAAGCTCTGGATAAGGTGAATGCGGATATCCGTGATGCCGGAATGCACCAGCGTAAAAAACGGCGTGTGGTTGAGGTGGATCTGGAAAGTTTCAGTGCCGGTAAAGCCATGCTGAATCTTTCCTATATTGTATACGGACCGAAATGGGTTCCTGCCTATGATATCCGTGTCGATACTGAATCCCGCAGGATGGAGGTGAAATATTTTGCGCTTGTGAAGCAGAATACCGGTGAAGACTGGGGGGATGTGGCGTTGAAACTTTCCACGGCCAATCCCGGCCTCGGCGGTCAGCATCCGGAGCTGGATCCCTGGAGGATCCGTATGGATTCACCTCACGCGGCTAAATCCCGGGCCCACAGTTTTTCTTCCGCCGCAATGCCGGAACTGGCCGGGCGGGCGGATAACTTTTATCAGGGCGACAATCTGTTGTATGACGTAGACTCGCCGAATGAACAGGCAGCGTCTGTTCCGATGAAGCCGCGTACATCTTCGGTTTCGCACAAGGGGGCATCAGTGGTTTTTGAGGTGAAGGGCAGGAGCGATATTGCGTCGGACAATGTGGAGCATCGCGTGGCAGTGGCCGCGGTCGAGCTGCCGGCGACGTTCCGTTATTCTTCGGTCCCGAAACTCAGTCCGTTGGCTTATTTGAAAGCCCATGCGGAAAATTCAGGGGCGCATCCTTTTCTGGAAGGGAAGGTGAATGTATTTCTGGATGGAAATTTTGTGACGTCTACGCAGATGGAACTGGTGGCTCCGGGCGAGGAGTTCTGGGTGTTTCTCGGTGCGGATGAAAGTATGAAGGTGGAGCATAAGCTCATTAAAAAATATCAGAGCCGGGAGGGCTTTGGCGGAAAGACGGTTCGGCATACGTTTGAATATCTGATGACCGTTAAAAATACCCATCGCGTGCCGGAAGAGGTGGTCGTGATGGATCAGCTGCCTATTTCGGGCAGTGAGGGGCTGGAGGTGAAACTGATCGAGCCGAAGTATTCGAAGGATACGGACGCGCTTAAAATCGACGAGGAAAAGCGGATCAGCTGGATTCGTACCGTGCAACCTGGCGAAACGTGGGAAATTCCGTTCCGTTTCTATGTGGAAGCTCCGCGTGATATGAATATTTCGGGGCTGGAATGA
- a CDS encoding diaminopimelate epimerase, protein MIIPFHKMQGAGNDFMVIDDSGLQFPLADTEFIRRIAARRTGVGCDGILLIQPSETADFRMRFINPDGGEVDMCGNGARCIARRAYDLGIVSPEMVFDTGAGRVEARVLDEQVRVGLTEPEDLRLGLDAGLDRPVDFINTGVEHAVVWVDAPAETDVSVLGEKIRYHQLFMPRGTNADFAKVEPDGSITLRTYERGVEAETLACGTGAAAVGLIGAERGWVSLPVRVHCAGGYDLVIDLFCGKVTLTGDAEYVFEGTVEYGDRF, encoded by the coding sequence ATGATTATTCCTTTCCATAAAATGCAGGGGGCCGGGAACGATTTTATGGTGATCGATGATTCCGGCCTGCAGTTTCCTCTGGCGGATACCGAATTTATACGGCGGATTGCAGCGCGCCGTACCGGTGTCGGCTGTGACGGAATTCTGTTGATTCAGCCCTCTGAGACGGCCGATTTCCGGATGCGGTTTATCAATCCTGACGGCGGTGAAGTGGATATGTGCGGAAATGGTGCGCGGTGTATTGCACGGCGGGCGTATGATCTGGGCATTGTATCGCCGGAAATGGTTTTTGATACCGGGGCGGGAAGGGTTGAGGCCCGGGTGCTGGATGAGCAGGTCCGGGTGGGTTTAACCGAGCCGGAAGATCTGAGGCTGGGACTGGATGCCGGACTGGATCGGCCGGTGGATTTTATCAACACCGGTGTGGAACATGCCGTCGTCTGGGTGGATGCTCCAGCTGAAACCGATGTTTCGGTGCTTGGAGAAAAAATCCGGTATCATCAGCTGTTTATGCCTCGGGGAACCAATGCCGATTTCGCGAAGGTGGAGCCGGATGGGTCGATTACGCTACGCACCTATGAGCGCGGGGTTGAGGCGGAAACACTGGCCTGCGGAACCGGCGCGGCGGCGGTCGGGCTGATCGGAGCTGAACGGGGCTGGGTCAGTTTGCCGGTTCGCGTGCATTGCGCCGGCGGGTATGATCTGGTAATTGATTTGTTTTGCGGTAAGGTCACGCTGACCGGTGACGCGGAGTATGTTTTTGAAGGGACGGTCGAATATGGAGATCGGTTTTAG
- the folK gene encoding 2-amino-4-hydroxy-6-hydroxymethyldihydropteridine diphosphokinase has translation MFLKGRSNMEIGFSLGSNLYNRKRLLMQAKNLLLSAPRTSFTAQSPIYETTPVDVKPEYQDMAYLNSIVLVESELPLDSWLSYIGKIEHMLGRERNIEDRNAPRPIDVDIIYAGNSIIDSGGLEVPHPRWAEREFVVRPLADVRPDMVLPEASKSVVEILATLPPDKGLHVFDERW, from the coding sequence ATGTTTTTGAAGGGACGGTCGAATATGGAGATCGGTTTTAGCCTGGGGTCCAATTTATACAATCGGAAGCGGTTGCTGATGCAGGCGAAAAATCTGCTGCTGTCCGCTCCGCGTACCTCATTTACGGCGCAGTCGCCGATTTATGAAACCACGCCGGTGGATGTGAAGCCGGAGTATCAGGATATGGCGTATCTGAATTCGATTGTTCTGGTGGAGAGTGAGCTCCCGCTGGACAGCTGGCTTTCCTATATCGGGAAAATTGAGCATATGCTGGGGCGCGAACGGAATATTGAAGACCGTAATGCGCCGCGTCCGATTGATGTAGATATTATTTATGCCGGGAATTCGATTATTGACAGCGGCGGTCTTGAAGTGCCGCATCCGCGCTGGGCGGAGCGCGAGTTTGTTGTGCGTCCTCTGGCGGATGTGCGTCCGGATATGGTGCTGCCGGAAGCCAGTAAATCAGTTGTGGAGATTCTGGCAACACTTCCGCCGGACAAAGGACTCCACGTTTTTGACGAACGTTGGTAA
- a CDS encoding DUF3307 domain-containing protein, whose product MKEAVIVLVSAHFIADFLLQSDGLQQRKDRFLILLLHAAWVAVSGYLLLQQWSAWIPFLLIFVFHAAIDGIKRRFQDTVRVFCLDQAAHIISVFFVVWFCRTAGWMHGFSGKGLTLIVLVAGFAVCVPGAGFLVGKVAGKLQAENALAEKIIGLINGGKLIGQLERALIFMLVMIGQPGGIGFLVAAKSILRFGEAKDDQKLAEYVLIGTLLSFGLAIAASTLTKYILEDVSS is encoded by the coding sequence ATGAAGGAAGCTGTAATTGTGCTGGTTTCGGCTCATTTTATAGCCGATTTTCTACTTCAGTCGGACGGCCTCCAGCAACGCAAAGACCGGTTTCTGATATTGCTTCTGCATGCTGCATGGGTTGCGGTTTCAGGATATCTGCTGTTGCAGCAGTGGTCGGCCTGGATTCCATTTCTGCTGATATTTGTTTTTCATGCTGCAATTGATGGGATTAAACGGCGGTTTCAGGATACGGTCCGTGTTTTCTGTCTGGATCAGGCGGCTCACATCATTTCGGTATTTTTCGTAGTCTGGTTTTGCAGAACCGCAGGGTGGATGCATGGTTTTTCGGGCAAAGGACTGACCTTGATTGTTCTGGTTGCAGGGTTTGCTGTGTGTGTGCCCGGTGCCGGTTTTCTGGTGGGGAAAGTGGCAGGAAAATTACAGGCCGAAAATGCACTGGCTGAAAAGATTATCGGACTCATAAACGGGGGTAAGCTGATTGGTCAGCTGGAGCGCGCGTTGATATTCATGCTGGTTATGATCGGTCAACCGGGCGGAATCGGGTTTCTGGTTGCCGCGAAGTCGATTCTTCGTTTCGGTGAAGCGAAGGATGATCAGAAACTGGCGGAATATGTGCTGATCGGAACGTTGCTGAGTTTCGGACTGGCCATTGCCGCCTCCACACTAACAAAATATATACTTGAGGATGTCAGTTCATGA
- a CDS encoding pantoate--beta-alanine ligase has product MKIVQLPDEMQRIALEIKRTGKTIGFVPTMGFLHEGHLSLMRLARRKCDVLVVSIFVNPAQFGPNEDLEAYPRDFEHDEKQCEAEGVDILFYPEAGKMYFDDSSCWVDENALSVGLCGGSRPGHFRGVCTVVAKLFNLVLPDRAVFGEKDAQQLRVIERMVRDLNFPVQIIRGPIVREADGLAMSSRNKYLNAEQRQQALCLKQSLDLARSMVEDGETSVLNIRQQMEVLIGTVSEAEIDYIEFVDDETMEPMEFLGSKTLVALAVKIGATRLIDNAVIDL; this is encoded by the coding sequence ATGAAGATTGTTCAGTTACCGGATGAAATGCAGCGGATCGCGCTGGAGATAAAGCGGACCGGGAAAACCATTGGTTTTGTTCCAACGATGGGTTTTCTGCATGAAGGGCACCTTTCGCTGATGCGTCTGGCCCGCCGGAAGTGCGATGTGCTGGTGGTCAGTATTTTTGTAAATCCTGCACAGTTTGGTCCGAATGAGGATCTCGAGGCTTATCCCCGCGATTTCGAGCACGATGAAAAACAGTGCGAGGCGGAAGGGGTCGATATCCTGTTTTATCCGGAAGCCGGGAAAATGTATTTTGATGACAGCAGCTGCTGGGTGGATGAAAATGCGTTGAGCGTTGGACTTTGCGGCGGTTCGCGGCCCGGGCATTTCCGCGGGGTTTGCACGGTAGTGGCCAAGCTGTTCAATCTGGTGCTTCCGGATCGGGCGGTCTTCGGGGAAAAGGATGCTCAGCAGCTGCGGGTGATTGAACGGATGGTCCGGGATCTTAATTTTCCGGTTCAGATCATACGTGGTCCGATTGTGCGCGAAGCGGATGGGCTGGCCATGAGTTCGCGAAACAAATATCTTAATGCGGAGCAGCGGCAGCAGGCACTCTGTCTGAAACAGTCCCTTGATCTGGCCCGTTCGATGGTCGAGGACGGCGAGACTTCGGTTTTGAATATCAGGCAGCAGATGGAAGTCCTGATCGGTACCGTTTCGGAGGCGGAAATCGACTATATTGAATTTGTTGATGATGAAACCATGGAGCCTATGGAGTTCCTCGGGTCGAAAACTCTGGTGGCGCTGGCGGTGAAAATCGGTGCGACGCGACTAATTGATAATGCTGTGATTGATTTGTAG
- the gcvH gene encoding glycine cleavage system protein GcvH, with product MSVPQDLFYAKSHEWVSLEDGIATVGITDFAQNQLSDLTFVELPEVGTTFEAGDEAAVVESVKAAADVYAPVGGEVVEVNSELEDTPELINNDPFDKGWIFKIKVNDESEVDNMMDADSYEELCPSE from the coding sequence ATGTCGGTTCCACAAGATCTGTTCTACGCCAAGTCCCATGAATGGGTGTCCTTAGAAGACGGTATTGCAACAGTTGGAATCACTGATTTTGCACAGAACCAGCTCTCTGATCTCACCTTTGTTGAACTTCCCGAAGTCGGTACAACGTTCGAAGCCGGGGATGAAGCTGCAGTGGTTGAATCGGTGAAAGCGGCTGCAGATGTATATGCTCCGGTTGGCGGCGAAGTGGTGGAAGTGAACAGCGAGCTCGAAGACACTCCTGAACTGATTAACAATGATCCGTTTGATAAGGGCTGGATTTTTAAAATCAAAGTGAATGATGAATCGGAAGTCGATAACATGATGGATGCCGATTCCTACGAGGAACTCTGCCCTTCGGAATAA
- the surE gene encoding 5'/3'-nucleotidase SurE: MKILLCNDDGIHAPGILSLHNALKNTGTLHVVAPDTERSATGHAITIFDPIRTIPVEKNGCHFGIAVDGTPADCVKLAVSFLYKDDPPDLVVSGINFGSNTGISVLYSGTVSAASEAAILGVPAIAFSLCTYCDPHWETAEKVVADVVENIIKHPLPPGTLLNVNIPNVPLSELKGMKSARMGRSRFIEKFSEHRDPRGNLYYWLDGELDQLDDAVDTDIRTVESGYVALTPIHIDLTDHHAMKQIEAWSDMLNP, translated from the coding sequence ATGAAGATCCTCCTTTGTAATGACGACGGCATCCACGCTCCGGGCATTCTGAGCCTGCATAACGCACTGAAGAATACAGGAACGCTTCATGTGGTTGCCCCCGATACCGAACGGAGCGCCACCGGACACGCCATCACGATTTTTGACCCCATCCGCACCATTCCCGTCGAGAAAAACGGATGCCATTTCGGAATCGCCGTAGACGGGACTCCCGCCGATTGCGTAAAACTGGCCGTCAGTTTTCTGTATAAAGACGACCCGCCCGATCTGGTCGTCAGCGGAATCAACTTCGGTTCAAACACCGGCATCAGTGTACTCTATTCCGGCACGGTTTCGGCCGCGAGCGAAGCGGCCATTCTCGGCGTACCGGCCATCGCATTCTCCCTCTGTACCTATTGTGATCCCCACTGGGAGACCGCCGAAAAAGTCGTTGCGGACGTCGTTGAAAACATAATAAAACATCCACTTCCACCCGGAACCCTTTTAAACGTCAATATTCCGAACGTTCCACTTTCCGAATTAAAAGGAATGAAATCCGCCCGAATGGGACGCTCCCGCTTTATCGAAAAATTTTCCGAACACCGGGATCCCCGGGGAAATCTTTATTACTGGCTGGATGGGGAACTCGATCAGCTGGACGATGCCGTCGACACCGACATCCGCACCGTTGAATCCGGCTATGTTGCCCTCACACCGATCCACATCGATCTCACCGACCATCATGCCATGAAACAGATCGAAGCATGGAGCGATATGCTCAATCCCTAA
- a CDS encoding 16S rRNA (uracil(1498)-N(3))-methyltransferase: protein MMKLQERTVASAGCSVHAVRMNLILLQPVEIDAENRVVLNDERAVHIRNVLKAEGGKKLRIGRLNGPLGIGTVEMADSQQVVLSCVFEENLPEKPRVDLLLAMPRPKVLKRMWAQLAALGVGRIVLVRAEKVERYYFDSHVLEPDFYNRRLIEGLQQARCTHRPGVQIEPRFRPYVEDRLETDFPGQCKLLADPSGTTRIRDLQPAENFGRILLAVGPEGGWTPYELDMLRARGFELIGMGNRILRTDTATIGLLSVLNEYLAGS, encoded by the coding sequence ATGATGAAACTGCAAGAAAGGACGGTTGCATCTGCCGGTTGCTCTGTTCATGCTGTCCGCATGAATTTAATCCTTCTCCAACCGGTGGAAATTGATGCGGAAAACCGCGTGGTTTTAAACGATGAGCGCGCCGTGCATATTCGGAATGTTTTGAAGGCGGAGGGCGGGAAGAAACTGAGGATCGGGCGGTTGAACGGTCCGCTGGGCATTGGAACGGTTGAGATGGCGGATTCGCAGCAGGTTGTTCTGTCGTGTGTATTTGAGGAGAATCTTCCGGAGAAGCCGCGGGTGGATCTGCTGCTGGCGATGCCGCGCCCGAAGGTGTTGAAGAGGATGTGGGCACAACTTGCGGCCCTCGGGGTGGGGCGGATCGTGCTGGTGCGTGCGGAAAAGGTGGAACGGTACTATTTTGACAGTCATGTGCTTGAACCGGATTTTTATAACCGGAGACTGATTGAGGGCCTGCAGCAGGCCCGATGTACGCATCGGCCGGGCGTTCAGATTGAGCCGCGTTTCAGGCCCTATGTGGAGGATCGGCTGGAAACCGATTTTCCCGGTCAGTGTAAACTGCTGGCAGATCCGTCCGGAACAACGCGGATTCGCGATCTGCAGCCTGCGGAGAACTTCGGCCGTATTTTGCTGGCCGTCGGTCCGGAGGGAGGCTGGACTCCTTATGAGCTGGATATGCTGCGGGCGCGGGGATTTGAATTGATTGGAATGGGGAATCGTATTCTGCGGACAGATACGGCAACAATTGGGCTGTTATCGGTACTGAACGAATATCTTGCCGGGAGTTGA
- a CDS encoding phosphatidylglycerophosphatase A, with protein sequence MKNLIKWIAIGFGTGLSPVMPGTVGTLVGLPLAWWVMRLPEISTQIIICAVLSLLSVPICEVAERVIGGKDPGCIVADEYLTLPITVIGLTSPWALLSGFVFHRIFDITKPPPIKQLQHIHGGFGITIDDFLAALIALGLNHALFRFIG encoded by the coding sequence ATGAAAAATTTAATAAAGTGGATTGCGATTGGTTTCGGAACCGGGCTGAGTCCGGTCATGCCGGGTACGGTTGGGACGTTGGTGGGGCTTCCGCTTGCCTGGTGGGTGATGCGGTTGCCGGAAATCAGCACGCAGATCATCATCTGTGCGGTTTTAAGTCTTCTCTCCGTTCCGATCTGTGAAGTGGCGGAGCGGGTAATCGGCGGAAAGGATCCGGGCTGTATTGTGGCGGATGAGTATCTGACACTGCCGATTACAGTGATCGGCCTGACCAGTCCCTGGGCACTATTGAGCGGATTTGTTTTTCACCGTATTTTTGACATCACTAAACCGCCGCCGATCAAGCAGCTTCAGCATATTCACGGCGGTTTCGGAATAACGATTGATGATTTTCTGGCGGCGCTCATTGCGCTGGGCCTGAATCATGCGTTATTCCGCTTTATCGGTTAG
- a CDS encoding tetratricopeptide repeat protein, with product MWILYTGFRWYSTWVFLFYRVPIHGIPLGSNYSKPVFIAPTHIGMDEKTKKFFSCRTLYQHNLHRDLNCKKTSDMENPQSLRQKGYRFIMEPGKRQHLQDIYATDTSQRDDYTPQVSQEMIAERNREIRRHQMVSFSLGMVVLLLGVALVFVVVREYMEILREAEAPAPITQEYIPRYSLPAESQWVMDFPSHYADPTWNGEGERPFNSAWVKKAAYNIILAEQAMEIGEYNKAATHYENVLEILPDLDGVRIPLGMAYFKQKKFDQALALLEDASDADLSYDVLNNLGAACIEAKAYDKGEEYLRRALELKPAYPEALKNQALLYRKMDKESDAVNAYEEYLDLRPEDSDTRHSFALYLTKIGNWDLAAEQLYTLTEEIRKDATLYQLLARVEMRRGNDKAAIAAFQRAAQLSDPNQALNYMNDEEFDRLRNDEDYQALILSIEQP from the coding sequence ATGTGGATACTTTATACAGGGTTCCGATGGTACTCGACATGGGTTTTCCTTTTCTACCGGGTTCCAATCCATGGAATCCCGCTGGGTTCAAATTACTCAAAGCCTGTGTTTATAGCACCAACCCACATCGGAATGGACGAAAAAACCAAGAAATTCTTCTCCTGCCGCACCCTTTACCAACATAACCTGCACCGCGATTTGAATTGCAAAAAAACGTCTGATATGGAGAATCCGCAATCTCTACGCCAAAAAGGATATCGCTTTATTATGGAACCAGGAAAACGTCAGCACCTTCAGGATATTTACGCAACAGACACCTCTCAGCGCGATGACTATACGCCGCAGGTCTCTCAGGAAATGATTGCGGAACGTAATCGCGAAATCCGCCGGCACCAGATGGTCAGCTTCTCGCTCGGCATGGTGGTACTGCTGCTGGGCGTGGCTCTCGTCTTCGTAGTGGTCCGCGAATATATGGAAATCCTCCGCGAAGCCGAAGCGCCGGCACCGATTACCCAGGAGTATATCCCGCGCTACTCCCTTCCCGCCGAATCACAATGGGTAATGGATTTCCCCAGCCATTATGCCGATCCGACCTGGAACGGCGAAGGCGAACGTCCGTTTAACTCCGCATGGGTTAAAAAAGCGGCCTATAATATTATTCTGGCCGAACAGGCCATGGAAATCGGCGAATACAACAAAGCCGCCACACATTACGAAAACGTTCTTGAAATTCTGCCGGATCTCGACGGGGTCAGAATCCCGCTCGGCATGGCTTATTTTAAGCAGAAAAAATTCGACCAGGCTCTCGCCCTGCTCGAAGACGCCTCCGATGCGGATCTGAGCTACGACGTGCTGAACAATCTGGGCGCCGCCTGTATTGAAGCTAAAGCATATGACAAAGGCGAAGAATATCTGCGGCGTGCACTGGAACTGAAACCGGCCTATCCGGAAGCCCTTAAAAACCAGGCCCTGCTCTACCGCAAAATGGATAAGGAGTCCGATGCCGTCAATGCATATGAAGAATATCTCGATCTCCGCCCGGAGGACAGCGATACCCGCCACAGTTTTGCCCTCTATCTCACCAAAATCGGAAACTGGGACCTGGCTGCGGAACAGCTCTATACCCTGACCGAAGAGATCAGAAAGGATGCTACACTCTACCAGCTCCTTGCCCGGGTTGAAATGCGGCGAGGAAACGATAAAGCCGCCATTGCCGCATTCCAGCGGGCCGCTCAGCTTTCAGATCCGAATCAGGCACTCAACTATATGAACGATGAAGAGTTTGACCGTCTGCGCAACGATGAAGACTATCAGGCGCTCATACTCAGTATCGAACAGCCCTAA
- the aroC gene encoding chorismate synthase — translation MSSTIGTLYKVSTFGESHGKAVGAIVDGCPANLELSEADIQPQLTRRRPGQSAMTTARDEADKVIILSGVENGKTLGTPIGLMVNNKDQRPGDYGEMSNVPRPSHADFTYQVKYGNRAASGGGRSSARETIGRVAAGAIAEKWLKQQFNTEIISWVSSVGDIDARDMSTENLTREQIDSNIIRCPDEAAAEQMIALVKKTAARKDSVGGVLTCVVRNVPVGLGEPVFERMEAVLAQAMLSIPATKGFEIGSGFAGARMFGSDHNDPFELKPDGRLGTSSNFSGGVQGGISNGEPLVFRIAFKPPATIGRAQDTATFDGEATVLEARGRHDPCVVPRAIPIVETMTAITVMDFALRQAYRQA, via the coding sequence ATGTCGAGTACCATCGGAACCCTGTATAAAGTATCCACATTCGGTGAGTCGCACGGAAAAGCGGTTGGTGCCATTGTTGACGGCTGTCCGGCAAACCTTGAGCTGAGCGAAGCGGATATCCAGCCGCAGCTGACGCGTCGTCGGCCGGGGCAGAGTGCCATGACTACTGCCCGCGACGAGGCGGATAAAGTGATTATTCTTTCCGGCGTTGAAAACGGAAAAACGCTGGGCACACCGATCGGCCTGATGGTGAACAATAAAGACCAGCGTCCTGGCGATTACGGCGAAATGAGCAACGTGCCGCGTCCGTCGCACGCCGATTTTACCTATCAGGTGAAATATGGAAACCGCGCGGCCAGCGGCGGCGGACGTTCCAGTGCACGCGAAACGATCGGCCGTGTTGCAGCGGGGGCCATTGCGGAGAAATGGCTGAAACAGCAGTTTAACACCGAAATTATTTCCTGGGTGAGTTCTGTGGGCGATATTGATGCCCGGGATATGAGCACGGAAAATCTGACCCGTGAGCAGATCGATTCCAATATCATCCGCTGTCCCGATGAGGCGGCAGCGGAGCAGATGATTGCGCTGGTGAAGAAAACTGCTGCCCGAAAGGATTCTGTGGGCGGTGTTTTAACCTGTGTGGTCAGAAATGTTCCCGTCGGTCTGGGTGAACCGGTTTTTGAGCGTATGGAGGCTGTTCTTGCGCAGGCGATGCTTTCGATTCCGGCAACCAAAGGATTCGAGATCGGTTCGGGATTTGCCGGGGCCCGTATGTTCGGTTCCGACCATAACGATCCGTTTGAACTGAAACCGGATGGTCGTCTGGGAACATCAAGCAACTTCAGCGGCGGTGTTCAGGGCGGAATTTCCAATGGGGAACCGCTGGTGTTCCGTATTGCGTTTAAACCGCCGGCCACCATCGGCAGAGCGCAGGATACGGCGACGTTTGATGGAGAGGCGACGGTGCTTGAAGCCCGGGGACGTCATGATCCCTGTGTTGTGCCGCGTGCGATTCCGATTGTTGAAACCATGACGGCGATTACAGTCATGGATTTTGCGCTGCGTCAGGCCTATCGTCAGGCGTAG